The Nitrospirota bacterium genomic interval TAGAGAAGATAAAATTCAGCGATAAACAGATTCTCTCGAATCTTAAGCGAGCAGGCAAAGACCTTTTAACTGCAAAAGCCAATCTTGAGATAGACGAGGAATGGGCTTATACAATTTCATACCATGCAATGCTAAGAGCAGGCAGGGCTTTGATGTTCTCTATGGGTTATCGCCCTAAGGGGAAAGATCAGCATAAAACAGTAGTTGATTTTTGTGCGGATATACTCGGGGAAGATTTCAAGACTCTAACAGACAGGTTTAACAGGATGAGAGTAAAAAGGCACGACTTCATATATGAGCCTGAAAGGCCTATCTCTCAAACAGAGGCTGTAAATTCCTTTGAAAGCGCTGAGAGGTTTGTTAAAGAAATAACAGATAAGATACAAAAATCACATCCGCAGAAAGGATTATTTAAATGATGCAATATAGACCGGATAAAATCTCAGTCAGATATTTTATCCTCCCCATCCCCATCTCTCCAATAAAAACTTCGCTCCTTCTTTATCCAACGGCTGATTTCCTGCGCCGCATTGCGGGTCTTGAATGCAGGAGGGGCATCCTTCCTCGCAGGAACATTCCGATATAACTGTCAGCGCTGCCTTAAACCACTCATCCATAACATCAAACGCCCTTTTCGTCAGCCCGATTCCGCCTTCATACCCGTCATATATAAAGATTGCCGGTTCTTTAAATGCCGGATAAAACGGATAACTCAGGCCGCCAATGTCACCCTTATCGCATAAGGCAAAGAGGGGCATGCACGCTATTGAGGCATGTTCAAATGCATGAAGGCTCCCTGCAAGGTTATAGCCGAGAGATTCCATATCATTCTCTGTGTCTTTATCTATCCTTAACCACAATCCCTCTGTATCAAAAATATATTCAGGCATATCAAGGTCATGCCTTGAGAGCCTTGTCCTGTCAAATATATTTTTCCTGTCATACCCTGTCACCCTGTTTTTCATTCTTAATCTGCCTCTGAAAACTTCCATGTTTCCCATCTTCCTGACTTCCATCTCTTCTATCACCTCTGTCTCATCCTTTGTGCGCGCCTGAGTGTAATACAGGACATCAACCTCCTTGCAGATAACCTTTCTTTCTTCAATCATGAGTTCGGATACCCTGTAATGCCTTCCGCGGTGGAGATAGATTGCGCCCGGAAACGCCTCTCTGAATATCCTTGCGCCGCTTAAATCTCCGATATGCCTTCCGGATTCAGCCACTATATCAAAAGGCCTTCCGATAGCCCTTATCTCAACCTCTCTGTGCGGCGTCCTGCTTCGTGAAAACCAGATGCCGCCTCTTTTGCCGGGATTCAACATGCCTTCCTGAACAAGCTCTTCTATCAGGGGCCTAAGTTTTTCAGTGTCATAAATGCTGTCTCCGGCTTTCAGGTATATCTCGGATGAGGCGCAGGGAAGATGCTTTTTAATGATATTTTTATTCTCCGGGTCTATGACTCCGGCCTCATGTGATTTTTCAAAGAACGCATCGGGATGCCTCATAAAATACTGGTCCAGCGCATCCTGAATCGCAATCATCGCTATCAAAGATTCCTGCCCCTCTCTTCCAACCCGTCCTGCCCTCTGCCATGTGCTTGATATTGAACCCGGATAACCTGCAAGGATGCATGCATCAAGTCCTCCTATATCAACACCGAGTTCAAGGGCGCTTGTTGAGACAACACCGAGCAGTTCACCGCTGAAGAGTCTCTGCTCTATCTCTCTCCTTTCCTTTGGAAGGAAACCCGCGCGATAGGGGCTGATTTTTTCGGCAAACTGAGGAGCCCTGTCAACAGTCCACTTATATATAAGCTCTGTAATCTTTCTCGCCTTTGTGAACACAATGGTCTTCAAGCCTGCCTCAAGGCATTTGATGAATAGAGCGGTTGCCTCTGTATAAGGGCTTTCAAGCACCGGGTTTATGAACATGAAGTGCTTCCCTCCCCTCGGCGCTCCGTCTTCTGTCA includes:
- a CDS encoding HEPN domain-containing protein produces the protein MGLKGLESQGLIEKIKFSDKQILSNLKRAGKDLLTAKANLEIDEEWAYTISYHAMLRAGRALMFSMGYRPKGKDQHKTVVDFCADILGEDFKTLTDRFNRMRVKRHDFIYEPERPISQTEAVNSFESAERFVKEITDKIQKSHPQKGLFK
- a CDS encoding DEAD/DEAH box helicase, coding for MSVINLIESLEKDDRFISSITEHRYIHPVEPLYKKIDLDERLRRVFKNQGIELFWSHQVEAVDLIRQGENVVVMTPTASGKSLIYNIPVIESIIENPEATALYIFPLKGLEQDQVKNLNEIFDEVGINPPMPPFSKGGHGGILKGDEDGLLKEKTARGTKSPLRCAEVYDGDTAAYRRGKIRKVFQRGIAGETELPSRVNVIFTNPDMLHLAINPFHAKWEEFFKNLKYVVVDEIHTYKGVFGSNVAHVLRRLRRICNYWGSSPQFIACSATIANPKSLAEELIGLPFKTVTEDGAPRGGKHFMFINPVLESPYTEATALFIKCLEAGLKTIVFTKARKITELIYKWTVDRAPQFAEKISPYRAGFLPKERREIEQRLFSGELLGVVSTSALELGVDIGGLDACILAGYPGSISSTWQRAGRVGREGQESLIAMIAIQDALDQYFMRHPDAFFEKSHEAGVIDPENKNIIKKHLPCASSEIYLKAGDSIYDTEKLRPLIEELVQEGMLNPGKRGGIWFSRSRTPHREVEIRAIGRPFDIVAESGRHIGDLSGARIFREAFPGAIYLHRGRHYRVSELMIEERKVICKEVDVLYYTQARTKDETEVIEEMEVRKMGNMEVFRGRLRMKNRVTGYDRKNIFDRTRLSRHDLDMPEYIFDTEGLWLRIDKDTENDMESLGYNLAGSLHAFEHASIACMPLFALCDKGDIGGLSYPFYPAFKEPAIFIYDGYEGGIGLTKRAFDVMDEWFKAALTVISECSCEEGCPSCIQDPQCGAGNQPLDKEGAKFLLERWGWGG